The bacterium genome includes a window with the following:
- a CDS encoding ribonuclease Z: MIECVLLGSGGMMPMPYRFLVSLAVRIEGMTLMFDCGEATQIPLKSMKIGVKPIRHIFITHLHADHVTGLPGMLMMLAQADPEDVVTIYGPRGIAAYVHAQERTLGFERRFPLEIVELHGADGVALSDANFEVVFRRLRHGPRCLGYAVIERPRAGRFDVEAAVSLGVKPGPDFGRLQGGESLTLTDGRVVTPDDVLGPPRPGRKIAYITDTRPCANVVELARGADVVYIEGMFLSDMAEEAARKGHQTARQAAEQVAAAGASRAFLIHFSPRYAPDELSLLEREAREVYPAIDAGRDMTSFSIPVKP, translated from the coding sequence ATGATCGAATGCGTGCTGCTCGGATCGGGCGGCATGATGCCGATGCCCTACCGCTTTCTTGTCAGCCTTGCCGTGCGCATTGAGGGCATGACGCTGATGTTCGATTGCGGCGAGGCGACGCAGATCCCGCTGAAGTCGATGAAGATCGGCGTCAAGCCGATCCGTCACATCTTCATCACGCACCTGCACGCCGACCACGTCACCGGCCTGCCGGGGATGCTGATGATGCTCGCGCAGGCCGACCCGGAAGACGTCGTCACGATTTACGGCCCGCGCGGCATCGCGGCCTACGTTCACGCGCAAGAGCGCACGCTCGGGTTTGAGAGGCGCTTTCCGCTTGAGATCGTCGAATTGCATGGCGCGGACGGCGTCGCGCTTTCGGACGCGAATTTCGAGGTCGTCTTTCGCCGGCTGCGCCACGGGCCGCGATGCCTGGGCTACGCCGTGATCGAACGCCCGCGCGCCGGGCGATTCGACGTCGAGGCGGCGGTATCGCTTGGCGTCAAGCCCGGCCCGGATTTCGGACGCTTGCAGGGGGGCGAAAGCCTCACGCTCACGGACGGCCGCGTCGTGACGCCCGATGACGTGCTCGGCCCGCCGCGCCCGGGACGCAAGATCGCGTACATCACGGACACGCGCCCTTGCGCGAACGTGGTGGAGCTCGCGCGCGGCGCGGACGTTGTCTACATTGAGGGCATGTTCCTGTCCGACATGGCCGAGGAGGCCGCGCGCAAGGGACACCAGACCGCGCGCCAGGCGGCCGAGCAGGTCGCCGCCGCGGGCGCGAGCCGCGCGTTTCTCATCCACTTCTCGCCGCGTTACGCGCCCGACGAGCTGAGCCTTCTCGAACGCGAGGCGCGTGAGGTCTATCCCGCGATCGACGCCGGCCGTGACATGACATCGTTTTCGATCCCCGTGAAGCCCTGA
- a CDS encoding oligosaccharide flippase family protein yields VPGGETAPAAPAPAASESGVPTRRLVSFSLSFYAYDLLNFVLDKSLDIWMLMFLVADTREVGWYAIAYNFAFFALTIFTKVFAEGFTLGLVADVHASGDRERLQRVFGAIFEYVYLFALPIAFGGLVLGDDLLRVMYGAEAKGAIAPALLFLVVMTLGRYQSITANFLGAMDSERALIRSRAIFGAMNFAANLALIPKFGALGAAIGTSVATVAGLAYEARLLHLTMRPRIPWRFFRRVAGCAAAMAAAVVAVCHLLPDSDNLRVLAGLPAGAIVYVIGLRVTRPISPHLLELIGRMRWPAASAAARWLMPAKGSRP; encoded by the coding sequence GTCCCCGGCGGCGAAACCGCTCCCGCCGCGCCCGCGCCCGCCGCGTCCGAAAGCGGTGTCCCGACGCGCCGTCTCGTGTCGTTTTCGCTCTCGTTTTACGCGTACGATCTTCTCAACTTCGTTCTCGACAAGAGCCTCGACATCTGGATGCTGATGTTCCTCGTGGCCGACACGCGCGAGGTCGGCTGGTACGCGATCGCCTACAACTTCGCGTTTTTCGCGCTGACGATCTTCACCAAGGTTTTCGCCGAGGGCTTCACGCTCGGGCTGGTCGCCGACGTTCACGCCTCCGGGGACCGGGAACGCCTGCAACGCGTGTTCGGCGCGATCTTTGAGTACGTCTATCTGTTCGCGCTTCCCATCGCCTTTGGCGGCCTTGTGCTCGGCGACGATCTGCTTCGCGTGATGTACGGCGCCGAGGCCAAGGGCGCCATCGCGCCCGCCCTGCTGTTTCTGGTCGTGATGACGCTTGGACGCTATCAGTCCATCACCGCCAATTTCCTCGGCGCGATGGATTCCGAGCGCGCCCTCATTCGCTCGCGGGCGATCTTCGGCGCGATGAATTTCGCCGCGAACCTCGCGCTCATCCCGAAATTCGGCGCGCTCGGCGCCGCGATCGGCACGAGCGTCGCGACGGTCGCGGGCCTGGCCTATGAAGCGCGGCTATTGCACCTCACGATGCGCCCGCGCATTCCGTGGCGATTCTTCCGGCGCGTGGCCGGCTGTGCGGCCGCGATGGCCGCCGCCGTCGTCGCCGTTTGCCACCTGTTACCGGATTCGGATAATTTGCGCGTCCTTGCCGGGCTGCCGGCCGGGGCGATCGTGTACGTTATCGGCCTGCGCGTGACGCGCCCCATCAGCCCGCACCTGCTCGAGCTCATCGGACGCATGCGCTGGCCCGCGGCTTCCGCCGCGGCGCGCTGGCTGATGCCCGCGAAAGGATCGCGCCCATGA